The segment NNNNNNNNNNNNNNNNNNNNNNNNNNNNNNNNNNNNNNNNNNNNNNNNNNNNNNNNNNNNNNNNNNNNNNNNNNNNNNNNNNNNNNNNNNNNNNNNNNNNNNNNNNNNNNNNNNNNNNNNNNNNNNNNNNNNNNNNNNNNNNNNNNNNNNNNNNNNNNNNNNNNNNNNNNNNNNNNNNNNNNNNNNNNNNNNNNNNNNNNNNNNNNNNNNNNNNNNNNNNNNNNNNNNNNNNNNNNNNNNNNNNNNNNNNNNNNNNNNNNNNNNNNNNNNNNNNNNNNNNNNNNNNNNNNNNNNNNNNNNNNNNNNNNNNNNNNNNNNNNNNNNNNNNNNNNNNNNNNNNNNNNNNNNNNNNNNNNNNNNNNNNNNNNNNNNNNNNNNNNNNNNNNNNNNNNNNNNNNNNNNNNNNNNNNNNNNNNNNNNNNNNNNNNNNNNNNNNNNNNNNNNNNNNNNNNNNNNNNNNNNNNNNNNNNNNNNNNNNNNNNNNNNNNNNNNNNNNNNNNNNNNNNNNNNNNNNNNNNNNNNNNNNNNNNNNNNNNNNNNNNNNNNNNNNNNNNNNNNNNNNNNNNNNNNNNNNNNNNNNNNNNNNNNNNNNNNNNNNNNNNNNNNNNNNNNNNNNNNNNNNNNNNNNNNNNNNNNNNNNNNNNNNNNNNNNNNNNNNNNNNNNNNNNNNNNNNNNNNNNNNNNNNNNNNNNNNNNNNNNNNNNNNNNNNNNNNNNNNNNNNNNNNNNNNNNNNNNNNNNNNNNNNNNNNNNNNNNNNNNNNNNNNNNNNNNNNNNNNNNNNNNNNNNNNNNNNNNNNNNNNNNNNNNNNNNNNNNNNNNNNNNNNNNNNNNNNNNNNNNNNNNNNNNNNNNNNNNNNNNNNNNNNNNNNNNNNNNNNNNNNNNNNNNNNNNNNNNNNNNNNNNNNNNNNNNNNNNNNNNNNNNNNNNNNNNNNNNNNNNNNNNNNNNNNNNNNNNNNNNNNNNNNNNNNNNNNNNNNNNNNNNNNNNNNNNNNNNNNNNNNNNNNNNNNNNNNNNNNNNNNNNNNNNNNNNNNNNNNNNNNNNNNNNNNNNNNNNNNNNNNNNNNNNNNNNNNNNNNNNNNNNNNNNNNNNNNNNNNNNNNNNNNNNNNNNNNNNNNNNNNNNNNNNNNNNNNNNNNNNNNNNNNNNNNNNNNNNNNNNNNNNNNNNNNNNNNNNNNNNNNNNNNNNNNNNNNNNNNNNNNNNNNNNNNNNNNNNNNNNNNNNNNNNNNNNNNNNNNNNNNNNNNNNNNNNNNNNNNNNNNNNNNNNNNNNNNNNNNNNNNNNNNNNNNNNNNNNNNNNNNNNNNNNNNNNNNNNNNNNNNNNNNNNNNNNNNNNNNNNNNNNNNNNNNNNNNNNNNNNNNNNNNNNNNNNNNNNNNNNNNNNNNNNNNNNNNNNNNNNNNNNNNNNNNNNNNNNNNNNNNNNNNNNNNNNNNNNNNNNNNNNNNNNNNNNNNNNNNNNNNNNNNNNNNNNNNNNNNNNNNNNNNNNNNNNNNNNNNNNNNNNNNNNNNNNNNNNNNNNNNNNNNNNNNNNNNNNNNNNNNNNNNNNNNNNNNNNNNNNNNNNNNNNNNNNNNNNNNNNNNNNNNNNNNNNNNNNNNNNNNNNNNNNNNNNNNNNNNNNNNNNNNNNNNNNNNNNNNNNNNNNNNNNNNNNNNNNNNNNNNNNNNNNNNNNNNNNNNNNNNNNNNNNNNNNNNNNNNNNNNNNNNNNNNNNNNNNNNNNNNNNNNNNNNNNNNNNNNNNNNNNNNNNNNNNNNNNNNNNNNNNNNNNNNNNNNNNNNNNNNNNNNNNNNNNNNNNNNNNNNNNNNNNNNNNNNNNNNNNNNNNNNNNNNNNNNNNNNNNNNNNNNNNNNNNNNNNNNNNNNNNNNNNNNNNNNNNNNNNNNNNNNNNNNNNNNNNNNNNNNNNNNNNNNNNNNNNNNNNNNNNNNNNNNNNNNNNNNNNNNNNNNNNNNNNNNNNNNNNNNNNNNNNNNNNNNNNNNNNNNNNNNNNNNNNNNNNNNNNNNNNNNNNNNNNNNNNNNNNNNNNNNNNNNNNNNNNNNNNNNNNNNNNNNNNNNNNNNNNNNNNNNNNNNNNNNNNNNNNNNNNNNNNNNNNNNNNNNNNNNNNNNNNNNNNNNNNNNNNNNNNNNNNNNNNNNNNNNNNNNNNNNNNNNNNNNNNNNNNNNNNNNNNNNNNNNNNNNNNNNNNNNNNNNNNNNNNNNNNNNNNNNNNNNNNNNNNNNNNNNNNNNNNNNNNNNNNNNNNNNNNNNNNNNNNNNNNNNNNNNNNNNNNNNNNNNNNNNNNNNNNNNNNNNNNNNNNNNNNNNNNNNNNNNNNNNNNNNNNNNNNNNNNNNNNNNNNNNNNNNNNNNNNNNNNNNNNNNNNNNNNNNNNNNNNNNNNNNNNNNNNNNNNNNNNNNNNNNNNNNNNNNNNNNNNNNNNNNNNNNNNNNNNNNNNNNNNNNNNNNNNNNNNNNNNNNNNNNNNNNNNNNNNNNNNNNNNNNNNNNNNNNNNNNNNNNNNNNNNNNNNNNNNNNNNNNNNNNNNNNNNNNNNNNNNNNNNNNNNNNNNNNNNNNNNNNNNNNNNNNNNNNNNNNNNNNNNNNNNNNNNNNNNNNNNNNNNNNNNNNNNNNNNNNNNNNNNNNNNNNNNNNNNNNNNNNNNNNNNNNNNNNNNNNNNNNNNNNNNNNNNNNNNNNNNNNNNNNNNNNNNNNNNNNNNNNNNNNNNNNNNNNNNNNNNNNNNNNNNNNNNNNNNNNNNNNNNNNNNNNNNNNNNNNNNNNNNNNNNNNNNNNNNNNNNNNNNNNNNNNNNNNNNNNNNNNNNNNNNNNNNNNNNNNNNNNNNNNNNNNTTCTTCCTGTCTTGGGAGAGGCTGGACCATAAATGGACCCATCCCTTCATCCCACCTTCTAGATGGATCCCGTGGCTCCTGGGAAAGACGGAGCGTCTTGGTGGAGGATTCTAGACTGAGAAGTGTATGTGCAAAAGATGTCAGCTTTCAGATTTCTGGCTCCAAGTAGCAAACTCAATTATCTCACAGCCACAGCTGGCAGGGAATTTGGAGAAAGCGAGGCTGATGCCTGAGAGGCATTCCGATTGGTCTTACTAAGACAGGACATGGAGACAGGAAGAGACCTCAGCTCTCAGGCCGTGTGCTGTGCTGTCTACTGAACCCACATaccctgcccatccccacccgCCTCAGCCGCCGTTAGCCCGAGCCTGGCCTGTCCCTTCCTTCGGTCTCAGCTGATGGACCGTGGGCTCTGAGAAGGCCGGTCTGGGTTGTCCTTGTGCTGTGATGGGCCTGTCCCGTGTATTCCAGGTGGTATCCCTGGGGCCCCAATTGCCATTGCTTTCCTGGTGGGAACACGAAGGCCAGTGGCCTGGCTTCCAGGGCAATCAGGTGGCCACCAGAGTGTTTAGACCAAACTggggctcctcactgggctggAACAGGCTGtccctgggagcccagctgtGCAGATTAAATGAGCTTTGCAGGTGGAGCTTTTAGCCCAGGGCCCattgcacacagtaggtcctctgCAAATAGCAGTCCATGACCTAGTCCCTAGGGCTCAAGGTTggccttttcctcttccctccttcctggccACCTGCTCCCCCCCAGCCACCTaggccctgccctgtccctgaCCAGGTATTTAGGACAGTTTCTGAGGCCTATGCTGGGTCTGTGAGAAAACCCAGGCCCACGGCTTGTGGGTTGTAACCCCCTGTCTCCCTGAGGCTTGCTCTTGACTTTCCACATTTGACCCTGTTTGTCCTTTGCGTCATCTAGGAGTGTGCTTGTCTAGACAGCCATGATGGGTGGCACAGAAAGCAGGGCCTCGCAGCCCAACCTGGCCACTTTCTCCTCCTGGCTCTGCATATCTGGTAGTGATAGCAAGTCATATTTAGTAACAActggagctggggggtggggagacaagaGTTCGTTCCTTGTGCGGCCACCTAGGAGCTCCTTGGTAGGGATGGTGATACCAATCCCTGAACTCGGCTGACCCGCAGTGATcaggggagggaggccagacCCCTTGCTCTAGACAGTTCCGGGGTAGACACCTGTGATGCTCCGGGCTGCCTGCTTCCTGCTTTTCCCAGACACGCAGATggaaggaggctgggggtgggcccATCTGAGCTGCCTTTGGTGGGGGACAGCAGAggctcctctgccccccccttcaTCCAGCTCCCTGACCCCTTTAATAATTCAATacccaaggagggaggaggagagtgaccttcccttctgctcctgccccttcATTAGCACAGATGCGAGGTGGTCCAGGGTGTGGACGGGATGTGCCGTTGATCCTCTGGCGGGACCATAGCCGGGAGGGGAAGTCTCGCTCCCTGGAAAGACTGTAGGGATCTGTACCTGAGAAGGGTCTGGAGTCTGGGTGGGGCTGATCCTGGAGTTCACCCCGGACCCTCCCACGCCTGCTGCCCCCTAAGCATGGATAGACGCGCATTCCTATAGGGGCCCAGcccttccctgacctccaggcCCTGCAGCGAGTGAGGCTGCCTGCCCGCCCACTGGGCTAGGTCTCCGAGCTGCTGCACCTGCACCCAGACAGGGAGGTCCCTTTAAGctcctgggggtggtggggtgggtaGCTCCTGGCAGGGAACTCAGGGCTAGAGGCCTGGGGTGGGAACTCTCAGGGACTGGGATTCACCGGGCCCTGAGTGGGCAGCTCCCCAGAGACCCCTGGGCCCCTCTCAGGACTGGGATGCATTCCTATCACGATGGAGGCCTACTGGTAGGAGGTTTCCCAGTAAACAGGTCCCACCCTTTTCATGTGTCCTCAGGACCCAACCTGGCTTCTCTGAGTCCCCAGAAGTATCACATGTGAGGCCTCCAACTCTGCTTTTCTGGGATTCTTGGACTGGCttagcaggggttggggggagagtgtggaaggagggggagggtgcACCCCAGGTTGGGAGCGGGAAAGGCAGGCACACCGACCTCCACCATCTGAAGCTCCTCTGCCTCCGGACATGCGGGGTCCTCTCTCTGTGGAGCAGTGACCTTGATGGAGAAGTAACTGGGACCGTTGGAAAGGGGAACATGGGAGCAGAGGCCTGGAGAGGCCAGGAGGAACGAGTCGGCCACCTGGCGGACTGGTCACCAAGAAGTGCACTTGGGGGTCAGCCCACCCCAGGGTGGTCCTGCAGCCCTTGCTTTGGGATGACCAGGGTAAGACAGAGCAAGTCCAGTGTCTGTGGGTAGAATGCCAGCCTCCAGGCAGGCCAGCAGGAGAGGCTGCAGGTACCGCCGCTCCCTGGATGGGCAGGCAGTTGGTTCCGTTAGCTACCTGCCCACTCCCTGCCCttgccctgccctctccctgctttctGCAGACGGGGCCTGCCCTAGCCTGGGCCACTGGTGCCTCTGCCCTGGTCTCTCCTTGGGCCCATGTCGTGAGTAGGTTCCCCCAGAGCTTCCCTGCAATGGGGCTGGGATCCCAGGCTGGACACCTGGAGCCCAAGACGGGCCTCTCTGGGGACTGGCTGGAGGCAAGGGGGTAGGCAGAGAGCCTCTGGCCCGGTCCTAGTTGAGCTGTCTCCTGGGAGGGGCTCCAGCCTACTGCTGGGCAGTGAGGAGGTACCAGGCTTGGCACCTCTCGACAGGAAGCAGTCGGAGAGCAGCAGCCGCACCCAGGGAGCCTCTGTGTGGACACACTGTGTTCCTTCCAGGCAGGGCCTGTGTTAACCAGCACAAGGCCTGGCACTGAGCAGGCATGATGAAAACTGTTTCCGAGGGGAGCAGGGGGCCCTGAATGTTTGAGAAAGGGCATAGGCTGTAGCCAACAGGACAGTGTGGCTGACCAAATCTCCATTCGGTGGAGGGGTGGTTACCCTACTACCAGGAGAGGGAACACTCCAGAGGCGTGGACGGACCAGCCGGGAGAGGAGCACGGGTGTTGGGGTACAGACCAGTTTGGGTGGGTGGGCCACAGCATGGAAAGGCTGCCTTCTGGGCTGCCTGTCGCCGAAGGCGCCTCACCGTGGGGCAGGTGCAGGCAGGACAGACGGCAGGAGGCCTTGCTCAGTGCACAATATAAAACGTTTATTGATAtacattttttgtctttcataaaACTTGCATTGGCTACACGGGGCCACTGTGCTTGGAGTTGGGCTGGGGTGGCCAGGTAGAGCCAATGCCCACTCCCGGGGcggggctggagcccagagacTCCTGGATAGTTGGCCAAGTTTGAGGACCAGGCGCACAGCAGTGCGGACACACTCTGTGCTCTGGGAGGCTGCCCAGGGGCTGGCCTGCATGGAGTCAGAGAAGAGAGTGACCTGCCCCAGCTGGCCGAGGCCCCCTCCTGTCCAGCTGCTTGCCATGACTGGAAACTCCCCCATTAAAGTCACCAGAGGATTTGGGGCGGGGATTTTGGGTGCAGAAAGATGGAACTACGAGGCAGGTTAGCCAGAACCTTCTTCCAGATAGCACCGTTTTGTTCAGGTTGGCTTGCCAGTACTGCCTCGAGGGGATGGAATGGAGAGAACCGATGCCCTGATGGGGGCGAAGCTGCTGCCCCAGGGGGCAGTGGTGCTGGCTGCGTCATTTTCAAGGAGAACTGATGGAAAGGGGCCGGAGGTGGACGGGGCCTAGGtgaccccctcctcctctcctttccctaccagcctgggaggaggaggagccccaCCCCCTGGGGGCCACTTCCGAACCGTGGGCCTCTGGCCATGGAGGAGAATGGCTGGGGGAGCCTGTCGGGGCCGGAGCTCCTGTGTGCAGCCGGCTGCCCGGTCTTCTGGCCGGCCGCCCCTAGAGCCTCCAGCCCACGGAGGAGGAGGCGTGAGGGGCAGGAAGCAGACTTTCTTCCCTGCTTTTGGGCACCAGGGCAGCTGCCCAGCTCCTGTCCTGCGGCAGAGGGTCTCTGGAGGCCACGGCCCCTGCCGCCCTCCGGTACTGGCCTCTCAGGAGGCGTTCCCAGAGGGGCACTGCATCTCCATGGTGACCGTGTTGGGCGTGCCGCCCCCGGCCTCCCCCAGCTCGGCTCCGTCTCGCAGGGCCCGCTGGAAGACCACCCTGAGAGGTTCCCAGAGCCGCTGTGACTTGTCCCTCCCGGCCAGGAAGTAGACGACGGGCTTGGCGCTGCCGTGGATGCAGATGCATAGGTCGGTGACGTACTCCGGGAAGGGGGCCGGGATCTGGAAGACCCAGAAGAGGAACCAGTCGATCCCTAAGTAGATGGAGGACACGAGGAAAACGGAGACCACGGCCAGGACGACGTGGTTGAGCTTGGCCGAGCGCTGGCGCCGCCGGGCCCGGCATTCCACGTGCGcggtgagcagcaggcagggcagcACCATGAGTGGGCAGAAGATGAGGAAAAGCAAGATGCCCAGGAAGGCGTCCATGGGCCTGCAGGCCCCGCCGGAGCCCCGGTGGGCCAGGAACACGCAGAAGTAGTTGTGGATGCTGGTGACCAGGAGCGACAGGGTCCAGAGCAGGGCGCACACCACGGCCGACAGGCGCTTGGGCCGACGGCGCCAGTACCAGACGGGGAAGATGACGGATAGGCAGCGCTCCGAGCTGATGGCGGGCAGGAGGCTCACGCCGGCGACAAAGGTGcagagtcccaggatcctggacaCGGCGCGGATGTAGTCGGCGAATGTGCCCAGGAAGCCGCCCGTGTTCAGGATGGAGAACACGGCCTTGCTGAAGAGGTAGCCGACGTCGGCGCCGGCCAGGTGCAGGAAGTAGACGGAGAAGGGGCTCCTCTTGATGGAGAAGCCGAAAAACCAGAGGACCAGCCCGTTGCCCACCAGGCCGCACAGACAGAGGAGCAGGAAGATGTAGTTCATGACGGCGGGCGGTGGCAGCTTGGTGATCTGCTCGATGGTCAGGAAACCGCGGCTGTAGAGCTCCGGGGCCTCGCTCACGTCAGGACACATCTGGGCAGGTGCAGAGGGGGAGACACCTGTGATGCgggccaggccccacccccaaacctgcACCTGTGTCCAGGCGTGCTGGTCCTGATCACAGGCTGGAAAGCGTCACCGGCTCTGGAACAATGAGCTGGCTGTCACCAGAGCAGAAGTCACCCCTGCTCCCACATAGTGCCCCCACTCTGTGTCCCAGAGTCTGCGGCTAGCAGCCTAGGGGAGTGACAGTGAAAACAGTCCCTAATAAAGGCCCAGGACTGCCCACCTGTCAGAATAGACTCTGGTCAAAAGGTGTTCGTGTCATGAAAGATACGGAACAACGGAGGAACCTTTCCAGATTGAAGGAGAATGGAGAGCCGTGGCCAACGAAGGCGACGCCGTATCCCAGATTTTAGAGTGGCCCTTACGGTTGCTGCGAAGGATATTAGCGGGGTGCCGGGGAAGCGTGCGTCTGGACCGTGTGTCCTCGTGCTGCACCGACGTTAGATTTTCCTGAGCAGGAGGAGGCTGTCTACCGGAAGGGCCTTGTTCTCAGAGGCTCCAGGCTATTTGGGGGCACAGGGGCTTGGTGTCTGCAATTTACTTTCCAACAGTTCTGGGAAAGGGTCTATCATGAGACGCATAGAGAGAAAGCGCAGGCGGCAAAGGTTACCAGCTGGTGAAGGACGCGTGTGTCTGTGCTGCGCTGTCCTTGCACATTTTCTGTACATTTGCCGTTTTTCACtccaaaatgtgaaaatatttatttaaaaaaatagaataaagtaatTGATTGAAAAAAGTGGACCTTGGCCCTAGCTGGAGTGGGAACCTGTCCATAGCGCCATCAGAGAGACCTGGCGACTCAGAGGCGGTCCTCTGCAGGGCCGGGTGACCCTGGCTTTCTGGATCATGAGGGATCTGGATGCGGCCCAGGGCCCCCCTGTGGAGACAGAGACTCTTGGGGCGGCTCTGCGGAAGCACTTTGATACGTGAACGATCTGTCTGACAGGGTGCACCGCGCTGAGTATCTTGCCTGTAAGGTTGGGGCTGGGGATGAATACGTGAAGCTGGGCCAGGTGCAAGAAACTTCGGGGGGGGGTGCAAGCTGGAGAGCCCCTGTCCTGAGCAAAGCGGGCAGCTGCTCTGCTCCAGCTGGtggatgctgggggtggggaggggggggcggTTGGAACGGGACTGTGGGCTGAGTGGCCCGTtatcctttcccccctccccagagaaaCTAGAACCCTAGATTATAACGTGAACACCCTGATCTTTAAatgttcacatttaaaaaacattgtgTGGGCCAAACATAACACATCTACAAGCTGGATTCGTTCTCAGGCTGTCATTTTGACCTCCCATTCCAAGCGACGAGgctgcccagagcccagcagaCATCACTAGTGCATCCCAGCACTCCTCACAGAACCTGGACCTgacacctccccctgcccccccgtCTAATGCTGGGTATCGGTTCCCATTGCTCATGAAtctcccccaaaagaaaacaaacagaaaggttCTTGAGGCTGGAACATTCTGCCACCTTCCAGATGGCCCCCAGCTTTGCCAGATACTTCATAACGGGGGGAGGGTGCTTCTGTCAAGGGAGCCTGCAAGCAGAGCCCGGAGGTGTTGGCCAAACTTTGGGGAGACTGTGGCGTCGGGGCAAGCACACTGAGGGGGTCTTATTCACCCCCCGTCATCCCCTAGGCACATTTATTGGCTCAGCATTTCTGTCAACCCCCAAACCCCTTAGCTTGCTTTTTCCTCAGCCTTTCCTGTTGGTGGCTTTCACCACTCCAGGCCACGGAGCAGTGGTCCGCGAGACCCAGTGCCCAGACAAGCCCACGCTGAGGGGTCACTCAGAGCGCCTCGCAGGCTGGAAGAAGTCTGCAATGCCCTCCTCGGAGTGGGAGCGGGAGGGCCGGCTGAGTCACCGGGCGTGTAGCTGCCACGCCGGCCGCATAGAATGCCTGCTCTGGGGCccggcccctccctgggctctgtcTTTTCTCTGGGGATTGCTGGAGACTTCGCCCAGTcagtcccatctctgcctcccatGGCTGCTGCTCCACAGTGGTCACTAGGGGAGAAGGCCAAGGGCTGCAGGCCCTGGGCAAGAGTCCAGGCTctgacagcccacggaatgggagaatatatttgcaaaggacaccacagataaaggactggtatccaagatctacaaagaacttctcaaactcaatacacgagaaacaaataaacaaatcataaaatgggcagaagatatgaacagacacttttccaatgaagacatacaaatggctaacagacacatgaaaaaatgttcaaaatcattagccatcagggaaattcaaatcaaaaccacactgagataccaccttacgccagtta is part of the Ailuropoda melanoleuca isolate Jingjing chromosome 16, ASM200744v2, whole genome shotgun sequence genome and harbors:
- the MRGPRF gene encoding mas-related G-protein coupled receptor member F isoform X2 produces the protein MVGNCSWEAHPGGRSKMCPDVSEAPELYSRGFLTIEQITKLPPPAVMNYIFLLLCLCGLVGNGLVLWFFGFSIKRSPFSVYFLHLAGADVGYLFSKAVFSILNTGGFLGTFADYIRAVSRILGLCTFVAGVSLLPAISSERCLSVIFPVWYWRRRPKRLSAVVCALLWTLSLLVTSIHNYFCVFLAHRGSGGACRPMDAFLGILLFLIFCPLMVLPCLLLTAHVECRARRRQRSAKLNHVVLAVVSVFLVSSIYLGIDWFLFWVFQIPAPFPEYVTDLCICIHGSAKPVVYFLAGRDKSQRLWEPLRVVFQRALRDGAELGEAGGGTPNTVTMEMQCPSGNAS
- the MRGPRF gene encoding mas-related G-protein coupled receptor member F isoform X1; this translates as MGPWADSRAALRSCRTGRRLTAGLRQQCSGQHDVTRRGDEFPAGRQAGRQARAVLHSELASSEAPGTALCWPAAPGSTARGGCRAPRRRDRGRSGQLQVCGPAHGGGAVRNLDSPGLEMVGNCSWEAHPGGRSKMCPDVSEAPELYSRGFLTIEQITKLPPPAVMNYIFLLLCLCGLVGNGLVLWFFGFSIKRSPFSVYFLHLAGADVGYLFSKAVFSILNTGGFLGTFADYIRAVSRILGLCTFVAGVSLLPAISSERCLSVIFPVWYWRRRPKRLSAVVCALLWTLSLLVTSIHNYFCVFLAHRGSGGACRPMDAFLGILLFLIFCPLMVLPCLLLTAHVECRARRRQRSAKLNHVVLAVVSVFLVSSIYLGIDWFLFWVFQIPAPFPEYVTDLCICIHGSAKPVVYFLAGRDKSQRLWEPLRVVFQRALRDGAELGEAGGGTPNTVTMEMQCPSGNAS